From a single Stomoxys calcitrans chromosome 4, idStoCalc2.1, whole genome shotgun sequence genomic region:
- the LOC106084167 gene encoding cytochrome P450 4d2-like: protein MWWLIFSFIFSSLIIWDVLKRQRHNLVLKQSSIKGPYFIEPLIGDSWLGLGNDRANVFRLFAKLKNKYGRVYRLWLFYDLMLVISDVKYFETILTCTNTIKKSFIYDMFTKWLGEGLLLSHGSKWYARRKLLTPTYHFKILEDFVEVFDQQSRVLVKRLHPMADGKTVYNIFPVICPTALDIITETAMGVKVNAQDHPDFPYVEAVKK from the exons ATGTGGTGGCTTATCTTCAGTTTTATATTTTCAAGTCTCATCATCTGGGATGTTTTAAAGAGGCAACGGCATAATCTTGTTCTCAAACAATCCTCTATCAAAGGGCCATATTTTATTGAGCCCCTCATCGGAGATTCATGGCTGGGATTGGGCAATGATAGAGCAA ATGTTTTTCGTCTTTTTGCCAAGCTCAAAAATAAATACGGAAGAGTTTATCGCTTGTGGCTATTTTATGATTTAATGTTGGTCATTTCGGATGTGAAATATTTCGAAACAATTCTAACCTGTACAAATACCATTAAGAAATCATTCATCTACGATATGTTTACCAAGTGGTTGGGTGAGGGCCTATTGCTAAGTCATGGCTCGAAATGGTACGCTAGACGAAAACTTCTCACGCCCACCTATCATTTCAAGATACTGGAGGATTTTGTGGAGGTATTCGATCAACAGAGTCGAGTATTGGTAAAACGCCTCCATCCAATGGCCGATGGCAAGACGGTTTATAATATTTTCCCAGTTATATGCCCCACCGCATTGGACATCATTACGGAAACGGCCATGGGAGTAAAGGTGAATGCTCAGGATCATCCGGACTTTCCCTACGTCGAAGCAGTAAAAAAGTAA
- the LOC106084186 gene encoding LOW QUALITY PROTEIN: uncharacterized protein LOC106084186 (The sequence of the model RefSeq protein was modified relative to this genomic sequence to represent the inferred CDS: substituted 2 bases at 2 genomic stop codons), whose protein sequence is MFLELTLTLLAIIIALDYFNKKQRNELLAKSNITGPKTLPILGNALTLRNVNTENMEEYLKGNTSRYGKIYRFWVFHQMHLRVADPKFVEAILSSQQHITKSSFYDFLVDWLGRGLLMSNGKKWHTRRKIITPAFHFKILEQFVDIFDQQSAIMVDKLRSQADGKTAINMFPFVCGMALDTLTEAAMGVKVNAQENPDFEYVKALNYVSMVMSKRFVNPSQRTPLLFRLTSPKVYKETQRCIGIMHKFTNEVIEKRRDALEAAIKNGTYQTAPSADDQDYGRKLRMAFLDVLLQSTVDGAPLTNEDIREEVDTFMFEGHDTTTSAISFALYLIARHPEVQKKLMAEVTQIMGTDRNKPVSFRDLQDMKYLECTIKETLRLFPSVPAVGREITEDVALGGITLPANTNIILSFSLILRDPEYFPDPDAFKPERFLNEGETGAHMNPFVYTPFSAGPRNCIGQRFAMLEMKSAISKMLRHFELLPLGPEVQRLTNIVMRSKTGAHIGLLPRYSAVVSVDHFSMFLELFIGFLTFLVVWDYFNRRRRERIFKDAGIKGPKPLPLIGNILVAWNNDTSQVFGLLQRLSHEYGNVFRLWVFNQSVLMVQDAKFFESIFSSQQVIKKNRLYTFLAGWLGDGLLLSTGSKWHSRRKIITPTFHFKILEQFVEVFDQQSSVLVERLRKKSDGKTVVNMFPVICLTALDIIAETAMGVKVHAQENPDFPYVKALTNVADIIATRFVKPMQTFDFLFKLLAYKSYRKLSEDIRLMQAFTEKVIIERRRALEASIQNGSYEPMSMFLXEIQVTITNXLCTHAGNAANDLGIKQRMAFLDVLLQSTVGGKPLTNEDIREEVDTFMFEGHDTTTSGISHTLYLLARHPEVQQKVFEEILQVIGSDKDKPVAMRELQDLKYLEAVIKEGLRLYSPVPMIGRVTEQDVEIDKKIIPANVQINLLIFAACRNPEYFPNPDAFQPDRFMAENTSKVNPFAYVPFSAGPRNCIGQKFAVLEMKSTISKMIRHYELLPLGEDVVPISNLILRSATGINVGLKPRQY, encoded by the exons ATGTTTTTGGAGCTGACATTGACATTGCTGGCTATAATAATCGCTTTAGATTACTTCAATAAAAAACAGCGAAATGAGCTGTTAGCTAAGTCCAATATTACGGGTCCAAAAACATTGCCTATACTTGGCAATGCTCTGACTTTAAGAAATGTGAACACCGAAA ATATGGAGGAGTATTTGAAGGGAAACACTTCGAGATACGGCAAAATCTATCGCTTCTGGGTATTCCATCAAATGCACCTGAGGGTTGCCGATCCAAAGTTTGTCGAAGCCATACTCAGTAGTCAGCAGCACATAACAAAGAGTAGTTTCTATGATTTCCTTGTCGACTGGCTGGGCCGGGGCCTACTGATGAGCAATGGCAAGAAATGGCATACTCGGCGCAAGATCATAACTCCGGCCTTTCATTTCAAGATCTTGGAACAATTTGTAGATATATTTGATCAACAGAGTGCCATaatggtggataaattgcgttCGCAAGCAGATGGCAAAACGGCAATCAATATGTTTCCATTTGTGTGTGGCATGGCTCTGGATACATTAACAG AGGCTGCAATGGGTGTTAAGGTCAATGCCCAGGAAAACCCAGACTTTGAATATGTAAAAGCTTTAAACTA TGTTTCCATGGTAATGTCTAAGCGTTTTGTCAATCCCTCCCAAAGAACTCCTCTACTATTCAGGCTTACCTCCCCAAAAGTCTACAAAGAGACTCAACGTTGCATAGGGATAATGCACAAATTCACCAACGAGGTCATTGAGAAGCGCCGAGATGCCCTAGAAGCAGCTATCAAGAATGGTACCTACCAAA CGGCCCCCTCAGCCGATGACCAGGATTATGGACGGAAGCTACGCATGGCTTTTCTCGATGTTCTGCTACAATCGACTGTTGATGGTGCCCCCTTGACTAATGAAGACATCCGCGAGGAAGTCGATACATTTATGTTTGAGGGTCATGACACCACCACCAGTGCCATATCCTTTGCCCTGTACCTAATAGCTCGCCATCCAGAAGTCCAGAAAAAGCTAATGGCGGAAGTCACACAAATTATGGGCACAGATCGAAATAAGCCAGTGTCCTTTAGAGATTTACAAGATATGAAATATTTGGAGTGCACCATCAAAGAGACTCTTAGGCTGTTCCCCTCAGTGCCAGCAGTGGGCAGAGAAATAACAGAGGATGTTGCTTTAG GTGGTATAACTTTGCCAGCCAACACCAATATCATTCTGTCTTTCTCTTTGATTCTACGAGATCCAGAGTATTTCCCCGATCCCGATGCATTTAAGCCAGAGCGCTTTCTCAATGAAGGAGAAACTGGTGCCCATATGAATCCCTTTGTGTACACACCATTCTCGGCTGGCCCACGAAATTGCATTGGCCAAAGGTTTGCAATGTTGGAAATGAAAAGTGCAATTTCGAAGATGTTGCGTCACTTTGAATTGTTGCCTTTAGGGCCTGAGGTCCAGCGGCTAACAAATATTGTAATGCGTTCGAAAACTGGAGCACACATCGGCCTACTTCCTAGATAt TCGGCGGTCGTCAGCGTCGACCATTTCAGCATGTTTTTGGAACTATTCATTGGGTTTTTAACCTTTCTTGTGGTTTGGGACTATTTCAATCGCAGACGCCGCGAAAGGATATTTAAAGATGCTGGTATTAAGGGACCCAAACCATTGCCTTTAATAGGCAATATCTTGGTGGCATGGAACAATGATACCAGCC AGGTTTTTGGTTTACTGCAACGCCTATCGCATGAGTATGGCAATGTTTTTAGACTTTGGGTATTCAACCAGAGTGTACTGATGGTCCAAGACGCAAAGTTTTTTGAGAGTATCTTCAGCAGCCAACAAGTTATAAAGAAGAATCGTTTGTATACGTTTTTGGCCGGTTGGCTGGGTGATGGCTTGTTGCTGAGTACCGGTTCCAAATGGCATTCGAGACGCAAAATAATAACGCCAACTTTTCACTTTAAGATTCTGGAGCAATTTGTTGAGGTTTTCGACCAGCAGAGTTCGGTTTTGGTCGAACGATTGCGGAAAAAATCCGATGGTAAGACAGTTGTTAATATGTTTCCGGTGATATGTTTGACAGCATTGGACATAATTGCTGAAACTGCCATGGGCGTTAAAGTCCATGCCCAGGAGAATCCCGATTTTCCCTATGTCAAGGCGTTGACAAA TGTTGCCGATATCATAGCCACGCGCTTTGTGAAGCCAATGCaaacttttgattttcttttcaaattacTGGCCTACAAGTCCTACCGCAAACTGTCGGAAGATATTAGACTAATGCAAGCCTTTACGGAAAAAGTGATCATCGAGCGACGAAGGGCTTTGGAGGCATCTATTCAAAATGGAAGCTATGAGCCCATGAGTATGTTTTTATGAGAAATCCAAGTAACAATAACTAATTGATTGTGTACACATGCAGGCAATGCTGCTAATGATTTGGGTATCAAGCAGCGTATGGCTTTCCTGGATGTTTTGCTTCAATCGACAGTTGGTGGCAAACCCCTGACTAATGAGGACATACGCGAGGAAGTCGATACATTCATGTTTGAGGGCCATGATACCACCACTAGTGGTATTTCTCACACACTCTACCTTTTGGCCCGCCATCCGGAGGTGCAGCAGAAGGTCTTTGAGGAGATTCTCCAAGTAATTGGTAGCGACAAGGACAAACCAGTCGCCATGAGGGAATTACAGGATTTAAAATACCTGGAGGCGGTGATCAAGGAAGGCCTACGCTTGTATTCTCCAGTGCCAATGATTGGTCGTGTTACCGAGCAGGATGTTGAAATAG ataagaaaatcattccagCAAATGTCCAAATTAATCTACTCATATTTGCTGCATGCCGGAATCCAGAGTATTTTCCCAATCCTGACGCCTTTCAGCCAGACCGCTTCATGGCAGAAAATACAAGCAAAGTGAATCCATTCGCCTATGTTCCTTTTTCAGCGGGCCCCCGAAATTGTATAGGACAAAAATTTGCCGTTCTTGAGATGAAGAGTACCATCAGCAAAATGATAAGGCATTACGAGTTATTGCCCCTAGGCGAGGATGTGGTGCCAATATCAAATTTAATACTACGTTCTGCAACAGGTATTAATGTGGGCCTCAAACCAAGGCAATATTGA
- the LOC106084183 gene encoding cytochrome P450 4d2, which yields MWPTLLIGLFVLLLIWDYLNKKHRNAVLRKSNIYGGLHLPLIGRALHLIGSNSENSIQRIRQVVEEQGKTFYSWVLHQLVIFCADPKILETLLSSTVHITKNNVYDMLSLWLGDGLLLSTGKKWHTRRKIITPSFHFKILEEFVEIFDRQTNIMIEKLKKEVKKDPQSPVDMFPLVCLTALDIIAETAMGVQVNAQLNPDIGYVKSVKIVTQIISKRLRTPLWRTDGLFKIFAPFVYRQMMKNINEMQEFTKSVIEARRQKLEALIAENNGMDVKESNADNDDVEKIGSKKHMALLDILLRATVEGKPLSNEDIREEVETFMFESHDTTTSGTSFALYLISRHPEVQKKIVGEISEVLGDDITHMPTYKELQNLRYMECVIKESMRLYPAVPIIGRYFEEDTDLNGVTIPGNCHFNIPLFVVFRDPEYFKEPNDFKPERFYDEKPDDIFPFAYTPFSAGPRNCIGQRYAMLEMKSVISKILRHYELLPLGPEVVPSLSLILRSTTGMQMGLKPRNIVTSL from the exons ATGTGGCCCACATTATTAATTGGTCTATTCGTTTTATTGCTGATCTGGGACTATCTGAACAAGAAGCATCGTAATGCCGTTTTGCGCAAATCGAATATCTATGGCGGCCTCCATCTGCCACTGATCGGCAGAGCTTTGCACTTGATTGGAAGTAACTCTGAGA ATTCCATCCAACGTATACGTCAGGTAGTGGAGGAGCAAGGAAAAACATTTTACAGCTGGGTCCTGCATCAGCTTGTGATATTTTGTGCCGACCCCAAAATATTGGAAACGCTCTTAAGCAGTACCGTTCACATTACCAAGAACAATGTTTACGACATGCTGTCGTTGTGGTTGGGAGACGGACTGCTCTTGAGTACGGGAAAGAAATGGCATACTCGCCGCAAAATCATAACGCCCAGTttccatttcaaaattttggaggaATTTGTAGAGATTTTCGATCGTCAAACCAATATAAtgattgaaaaattgaaaaaagaggTTAAGAAGGATCCTCAAAGCCCCGTTGATATGTTCCCCCTGGTGTGTCTGACGGCCTTGGATATCATTGCAGAAACGGCAATGGGTGTTCAAGTCAATGCCCAATTGAATCCCGATATAGGCTATGTCAAGTCCGTAAAAAT TGTAACCCAAATTATCTCAAAACGCTTGAGAACCCCGCTCTGGCGTACCGATGGCCTCTTCAAAATCTTTGCTCCTTTCGTTTATCGCCAAATGATGAAGAACATCAACGAAATGCAGGAATTTACAAAATCGGTTATTGAGGCACGTAGACAGAAGTTGGAGGCgttaattgccgaaaataatGGCATGGATGTCAAGGAGTCTAACGCCGACAACGACGATGTAGAGAAAATTGGCAGCAAAAAACATATGGCTTTACTTGACATCCTACTGAGGGCCACCGTTGAGGGCAAACCCCTCAGCAACGAAGATATTCGAGAGGAGGTGGAAACCTTTATGTTTGAAAGTCATGATACCACCACCAGCGGTACCTCGTTTGCCCTGTACCTAATCTCACGTCATCCTGAGGTGCAAAAGAAGATTGTGGGGGAAATTTCGGAGGTCTTGGGTGATGATATCACCCATATGCCTACCTATAAGGAACTGCAGAATCTCCGCTATATGGAGTGTGTTATAAAAGAGTCGATGCGCTTGTATCCTGCAGTGCCCATAATTGGCAGATACTTCGAGGAGGACACTGATTTGA ATGGCGTTACGATTCCTGGCAATTGCCATTTCAATATACCACTCTTTGTGGTGTTTAGAGATCCTGAATATTTCAAAGAGCCCAACGACTTTAAGCCCGAGCGTTTTTACGATGAAAAGCCCGACGATATATTTCCCTTTGCCTACACCCCCTTCAGTGCTGGTCCGCGTAATTGTATTGGCCAGAGGTATGCCATGCTAGAAATGAAGAGTGTGATTAGCAAAATCCTGAGACACTACGAACTCTTGCCTTTGGGTCCTGAAGTTGTGCCTTCCCTAAGTTTAATTTTGCGTTCCACTACGGGCATGCAAATGGGCTTAAAGCCCAGAAATATTGTAACTAGTTTATGA